The following proteins are co-located in the Citrobacter freundii ATCC 8090 = MTCC 1658 = NBRC 12681 genome:
- the murI gene encoding glutamate racemase, translating to MATQLQDGNTPCLAATPSDPRPTVLVFDSGVGGLSVYDEIRRLLPDLHYIYAFDNVAFPYGEKSEEFIVERVVEIVTAVQQRYPLSLAVIACNTASTVSLPALREKFAFPVVGVVPAIKPAARLTANGVVGLLATRATVKRSYTHELIARFANECQIAMLGSAELVELAEAKLHGETVSLEDLRRILRPWLRMSEPPDTVVLGCTHFPLLQEELLQVLPEGTRLVDSGAAIARRTAWLLEHEAPDAKSTDENVAFCMAMTTEAEQLLPVLQRYGFKTLEKLSV from the coding sequence ATGGCTACGCAACTGCAGGACGGGAATACACCTTGTCTGGCAGCTACACCTTCTGATCCCCGTCCCACCGTGCTGGTGTTTGATTCCGGCGTCGGTGGGTTGTCGGTCTATGACGAGATCCGGCGTCTTCTGCCGGATCTCCACTATATCTACGCTTTCGACAACGTCGCCTTTCCTTATGGAGAGAAGAGCGAGGAGTTTATCGTCGAGCGTGTTGTTGAGATTGTGACTGCTGTCCAGCAGCGCTATCCCCTTTCTCTTGCGGTCATCGCATGTAATACAGCAAGCACGGTGTCGCTTCCTGCGTTACGTGAGAAGTTTGCCTTCCCGGTTGTGGGCGTGGTGCCTGCGATTAAACCGGCGGCGCGACTCACGGCGAATGGCGTAGTGGGGCTGCTGGCTACGCGTGCAACGGTGAAGCGCTCGTATACCCATGAGCTGATTGCGCGGTTTGCTAACGAATGCCAAATTGCAATGTTGGGTTCTGCTGAGCTGGTGGAACTGGCGGAAGCGAAGCTGCACGGTGAAACAGTTTCTCTGGAAGATCTGCGGCGTATTCTGCGTCCGTGGCTGCGGATGTCGGAACCACCCGATACGGTAGTGCTCGGGTGCACTCATTTCCCTCTATTACAGGAAGAGCTTTTACAGGTCCTGCCCGAGGGGACGCGGCTGGTGGATTCTGGTGCCGCGATTGCGCGCCGCACGGCCTGGTTATTAGAACATGAAGCGCCAGATGCGAAATCAACCGATGAGAACGTTGCATTTTGTATGGCAATGACGACAGAAGCCGAACAACTATTGCCCGTGCTACAGCGCTATGGCTTTAAAACGCTCGAAAAACTGTCAGTTTAA
- the tuf gene encoding elongation factor Tu: MSKEKFERTKPHVNVGTIGHVDHGKTTLTAAITTVLAKTYGGAARAFDQIDNAPEEKARGITINTSHVEYDTPTRHYAHVDCPGHADYVKNMITGAAQMDGAILVVAATDGPMPQTREHILLGRQVGVPYIIVFLNKCDMVDDEELLELVEMEVRELLSQYDFPGDDTPIVRGSALKALEGEAEWEAKIIELAGFLDSYIPEPERAIDKPFLLPIEDVFSISGRGTVVTGRVERGIIKVGEEVEIVGIKETAKSTCTGVEMFRKLLDEGRAGENVGVLLRGIKREEIERGQVLAKPGSIKPHTKFESEVYILSKDEGGRHTPFFKGYRPQFYFRTTDVTGTIELPEGVEMVMPGDNIKMVVTLIHPIAMDDGLRFAIREGGRTVGAGVVAKVMS; the protein is encoded by the coding sequence ATGTCTAAAGAAAAATTTGAACGTACTAAACCGCACGTTAACGTCGGTACTATCGGCCACGTTGACCATGGTAAAACAACGCTGACCGCTGCAATCACTACCGTACTGGCTAAAACCTACGGCGGTGCTGCTCGTGCATTCGACCAGATCGATAACGCGCCGGAAGAAAAAGCACGTGGTATCACCATCAACACTTCTCACGTTGAATATGACACCCCGACTCGCCACTACGCACACGTAGACTGCCCGGGCCACGCCGACTATGTTAAAAACATGATCACCGGTGCTGCGCAGATGGACGGCGCGATCCTGGTTGTTGCTGCGACTGACGGCCCGATGCCGCAGACTCGTGAGCACATCCTGCTGGGTCGTCAGGTAGGCGTTCCGTACATCATCGTGTTCCTGAACAAATGCGACATGGTTGATGACGAAGAGCTGCTGGAACTGGTAGAAATGGAAGTTCGTGAACTTCTGTCTCAGTACGATTTCCCGGGCGACGACACTCCGATCGTTCGTGGTTCTGCTCTGAAAGCGCTGGAAGGCGAAGCAGAGTGGGAAGCGAAAATCATCGAACTGGCTGGCTTCCTGGATTCTTACATCCCAGAACCAGAGCGTGCGATTGACAAGCCGTTCCTGCTGCCTATCGAAGACGTATTCTCCATCTCCGGTCGTGGTACCGTTGTTACCGGTCGTGTAGAGCGCGGTATCATCAAAGTTGGTGAAGAAGTTGAAATCGTTGGTATCAAAGAGACTGCTAAGTCTACCTGTACTGGCGTTGAAATGTTCCGCAAACTGCTGGACGAAGGCCGTGCTGGTGAGAACGTTGGTGTTCTGCTGCGTGGTATCAAACGTGAAGAAATCGAACGTGGTCAGGTACTGGCTAAGCCGGGCTCTATCAAGCCGCACACCAAGTTCGAATCTGAAGTGTACATTCTGTCCAAAGACGAAGGCGGCCGTCATACTCCGTTCTTCAAAGGCTACCGTCCGCAGTTCTACTTCCGTACTACTGACGTGACTGGTACCATCGAACTGCCGGAAGGCGTAGAGATGGTAATGCCGGGCGACAACATCAAAATGGTTGTTACCCTGATCCACCCAATCGCGATGGACGACGGTCTGCGTTTCGCAATCCGTGAAGGCGGCCGTACTGTTGGTGCGGGCGTTGTTGCCAAAGTAATGAGCTAA
- the birA gene encoding bifunctional biotin--[acetyl-CoA-carboxylase] ligase/biotin operon repressor BirA, protein MKDNTVPLTLISLLADGEFHSGEQLGETLGMSRAAINKHVQTLRDWGVDVFTVPGKGYSLPEPIQLLDASLIHSQLDGGNITVLPVIDSTNQYLMDRIGQLESGDACVAEYQQAGRGRRGRKWFSPFGANLYLSMFWRLEQGPAAAIGLSLVIGIVMAEVLRDLGADKVRVKWPNDLYLLDRKLAGILVELTGKTGDAAQIVIGAGINMSMRRVEENVVNQGWINLQEAGINIDRNTLAARLIRELRAALVLFEHEGLAPYLSRWKKLDNFIDRPVKLIIGDKEIFGISRGIDAQGALLLEQNGEIKPWMGGEISLRSAE, encoded by the coding sequence ATGAAGGATAATACCGTCCCTCTGACGCTTATTTCATTATTGGCCGATGGAGAATTTCATTCCGGTGAGCAGCTCGGTGAAACGTTGGGAATGAGCCGTGCCGCAATCAATAAGCATGTCCAGACGTTGCGCGACTGGGGGGTTGATGTCTTTACTGTTCCAGGTAAAGGATACAGCTTACCGGAGCCTATCCAACTATTAGATGCCTCACTTATTCATTCTCAACTGGATGGTGGAAATATCACTGTCCTGCCGGTTATCGACTCAACCAATCAGTACCTGATGGACCGAATAGGTCAGCTGGAGTCAGGGGATGCCTGCGTCGCTGAATATCAGCAGGCCGGGCGCGGCCGCCGTGGTCGGAAATGGTTTTCACCGTTTGGTGCCAACCTTTACCTCTCAATGTTCTGGCGGCTGGAACAAGGACCGGCCGCCGCGATTGGCCTGAGTCTGGTTATTGGTATCGTCATGGCTGAGGTTTTGCGCGATCTGGGTGCGGATAAAGTCCGTGTAAAATGGCCCAACGACCTCTATTTACTCGACCGTAAACTGGCAGGGATCCTGGTTGAACTGACCGGTAAGACAGGTGATGCCGCGCAAATTGTTATCGGCGCAGGTATTAATATGTCCATGCGCCGGGTTGAGGAAAATGTGGTTAATCAAGGCTGGATTAACCTGCAGGAAGCGGGCATTAACATTGACCGCAATACCCTTGCTGCCCGACTGATACGTGAGTTGCGCGCTGCGTTGGTGCTCTTTGAGCACGAAGGACTAGCACCGTATCTGTCTCGCTGGAAGAAACTGGATAACTTTATCGACCGCCCGGTAAAACTTATTATTGGTGATAAAGAAATATTTGGTATCTCTCGTGGAATAGACGCGCAAGGTGCATTATTGCTTGAACAAAATGGCGAGATCAAACCCTGGATGGGTGGAGAAATATCGCTGAGAAGTGCTGAATAA
- the coaA gene encoding type I pantothenate kinase, with amino-acid sequence MSIKEQALTSPYLQFDRNQWAALRDSVPMTLTEEEIARLKGINEDLSLEEVAEIYLPLSRLLNFYISSNLRRQAVLEQFLGTNGERIPYIISIAGSVAVGKSTTARVLQALLSRWPEHRKVELITTDGFLHPNQVLKDRGLMKKKGFPQSYDMHRLVKFVSDLKSGVPNVTAPVYSHLIYDVIPDGDKTVAQPDILILEGLNVLQSGMDYPHDPHHVFVSDFVDFSIYVDAPEELLQTWYINRFLKFREGAFTNPDSYFHNYAKLSEDEAINTATSLWKEINWLNLKQNILPTRERASLIMTKSANHAVEQVRLRK; translated from the coding sequence ATGAGTATAAAAGAGCAAGCGTTAACGTCGCCTTACCTACAGTTTGATCGCAACCAGTGGGCTGCGCTTCGTGATTCCGTGCCGATGACCCTGACCGAGGAAGAGATTGCTCGTCTTAAAGGCATTAACGAAGACTTATCGCTGGAAGAAGTTGCCGAGATTTATTTGCCTCTCTCGCGTTTGCTAAACTTTTACATCAGTTCAAACCTGCGACGTCAGGCAGTGCTGGAGCAATTTTTAGGCACGAATGGCGAGCGTATTCCTTATATTATTAGTATTGCTGGCAGCGTTGCCGTCGGTAAAAGTACGACAGCGCGTGTTTTGCAGGCCTTACTCAGTCGCTGGCCAGAGCATCGTAAGGTTGAATTGATTACTACCGATGGCTTTCTCCACCCTAACCAGGTATTGAAAGATCGTGGACTAATGAAGAAGAAAGGCTTCCCCCAGTCCTATGATATGCATCGCTTGGTTAAATTCGTTTCCGATCTGAAATCAGGCGTACCTAACGTCACGGCGCCGGTCTATTCCCATCTCATCTATGATGTGATCCCTGATGGCGACAAAACCGTTGCCCAGCCCGACATATTAATACTCGAAGGGTTAAATGTATTACAAAGCGGGATGGACTATCCTCACGATCCACATCATGTATTTGTTTCTGACTTTGTCGACTTTTCTATTTATGTTGATGCGCCAGAAGAATTACTCCAGACGTGGTATATCAACCGCTTTCTGAAATTCCGTGAAGGGGCGTTTACCAACCCGGACTCTTATTTCCATAACTATGCAAAATTATCAGAAGATGAGGCTATCAATACTGCCACATCGCTATGGAAAGAAATTAACTGGCTGAATTTAAAGCAAAACATTTTACCAACACGTGAAAGAGCCAGCTTGATTATGACTAAAAGCGCCAATCATGCCGTTGAGCAAGTCAGACTACGTAAATAA
- the murB gene encoding UDP-N-acetylmuramate dehydrogenase: MNHSLKAWNTFGIDQQTNELVCAENEQQLLNAWQLANASHHPVLILGEGSNVLFLDTFQGTVIVNRIKGIEITDQPDAWHLHVGAGENWHQLVCYALEHNMPGLENLALIPGCVGSSPIQNIGAYGVELQRVCEYVDCIELATGKHLSVSATECRFGYRDSIFKHEYQDRFAIVAVGLRLPKQWQPVLTYGDLTRLDPTTVTPQQVFDSVCHMRTTKLPDPKVNGNAGSFFKNPVVTGNIAQELLAKFPTAPHYPQADGSVKLAAGWLIDQCQLKGMRIGGAAVHQQQALVLVNADNATSQDVVQLAHHVRQKVGEKFNVWLEPEVRFIGPQGEMNAVEIIA, from the coding sequence ATGAATCACTCCCTTAAAGCCTGGAACACCTTCGGTATCGATCAGCAAACGAATGAACTTGTCTGCGCCGAAAATGAACAACAATTACTGAATGCCTGGCAATTAGCCAATGCATCGCATCATCCAGTACTGATTCTGGGCGAAGGGAGTAACGTCCTGTTTCTTGATACCTTCCAGGGTACGGTGATCGTCAATCGTATTAAGGGTATTGAGATTACAGATCAACCTGATGCGTGGCATTTGCACGTAGGCGCGGGTGAAAACTGGCATCAGTTGGTGTGCTATGCGCTGGAGCACAACATGCCTGGCCTGGAAAATCTGGCACTTATTCCGGGCTGTGTCGGCTCATCGCCAATCCAGAACATTGGTGCTTATGGTGTGGAACTTCAGCGTGTTTGCGAATATGTGGACTGCATTGAACTGGCGACCGGCAAACATCTGAGCGTCAGTGCTACAGAATGCCGTTTTGGTTACCGTGACAGCATCTTCAAGCATGAATACCAGGATCGTTTCGCAATTGTAGCCGTTGGTCTGCGCTTACCTAAACAGTGGCAGCCCGTTTTGACTTACGGTGACCTGACGCGTCTGGATCCTACAACAGTTACACCTCAGCAGGTTTTTGATTCAGTCTGCCATATGCGCACGACAAAACTGCCCGATCCGAAAGTAAACGGTAATGCGGGTAGCTTCTTTAAAAACCCAGTTGTCACTGGGAATATTGCGCAGGAGCTCCTGGCTAAATTCCCAACAGCACCTCATTACCCGCAGGCTGATGGTTCTGTGAAACTGGCAGCAGGCTGGCTTATCGATCAGTGCCAGCTAAAAGGTATGCGTATTGGTGGCGCGGCGGTACATCAGCAGCAGGCACTGGTGCTGGTCAATGCAGATAATGCGACGAGTCAGGATGTAGTGCAACTTGCACACCATGTGCGCCAAAAAGTCGGTGAGAAATTTAATGTCTGGCTCGAACCAGAGGTCCGGTTTATTGGTCCGCAGGGTGAAATGAATGCTGTGGAGATCATTGCATGA